The Mastomys coucha isolate ucsf_1 unplaced genomic scaffold, UCSF_Mcou_1 pScaffold20, whole genome shotgun sequence nucleotide sequence GtattatgggattttttttttttttttcgtttttccagacagagtttctctgtatagccctggctgtcctggaactcactctgtagaccaggctggcctcgaactcagaaatccgcctgcctctacctcccaagtgctgggttcaaagtcgtgcgccaccactgcccggcgcatTATGGGATTTTTGAACTGTTATCAATAGATATTTGAGGAGATCAAACTTCAACTGCAATCTCTCCGTGATAATGCAGCTAGTGATCTTACTTCACTCAGAACTAACCCTTAAAGCACATATCCACTAGACAATGTACTCACTGGTAGTCCcactactcaggagactgaagctgGAGGCTCAATGACTATCAGCAACATAGGGAGCCGCAGGGAATGATCCCAATCCCTAGGGAACCGGAGCAGTTGTTCAGGAAGGGTGTCGAGGCCTCTCGCTAATCTTAGGGCCTCAGGAACAACTTGCTCAGGCAGCGCCAAGGTCTCCAGTGGAGaagtctccacacacacacacacacatacacagagaatccAAGGTGATGACGTCATCAAAGGGTTAATTCTAGTCTGGGATGGGGGGGAGGGTGGGGCACGCAGCTGTCAGGTGGCTTCGGAAAAATAAACTGCTGAAGAGTCTGACGCCAGGGAGTCCTGGAGGGACAAGGGGTTACCCACTCAGAGTGTGCTCCCCAAAGCATGCGCGCTTGTCCACATCTGGAGTCATCACATATTTTTTGCCTAGATTCTTTGCAGCCGGTGGGGTCTCACGGCGGTAAGTGATGTGGCGGGCGTGGTCCGGGAGGTGACGATAGGGTTAATAGTAGTCTACAGAGCCCAGGGGCGGAGCGCAGGCCGGCGTCCGCCGCCCCGCTGGAGCCGGAAGCAGTTGCTGGTCAGGGGCGCTTCTAGCCTTTCCAATCTGTACTTCCAGAGAGGTCTCTGCGGGCTAGGGGGAGCCCAGTGAGGTGCGGGGTAGAGGCCGGGAGTTAGAGACCCACAGACCGCAAGGGGACGGTCTAGGTAAGGTCTGAGGGAGAGAACTCGTGagaagctggggggggggtgggtacAACACAGGTGGGGTGAAAGCAGAGTGAGGTTGGGGGACCAAGCGAAGATAGGGCTGGTTGGCATACACCTGTGAACGGATGGGAGCCCTAGGGAAGGACGCTGCGCCTAACAGTCCgctctttctctgtcactccaGGGGACGATCCGGAGCTCAACTTTCAAAAGAGAGACGCCCCAGCAAGCCTGTTTTGAGAAGTTCTTCAGCTGCTCACCCTCATGGGCCAGACGGCCCTGGCCAGGGGCAGCAGCAGCACCCCTACCTCGCAGGCTCTGTACTCTGACTTCTCTCCTCCCGAGGGCTTGGAAGAGCTCCTGTCTGCTCCCCCTCCTGACTTAGGGGCCCAACGGTGCCACGGCTGGAACCCCAAGGATTGCTCCGAGAACATCGATGTCAAGGAAGGGGGTCTGTGCTTTGAGCGGCGCCCTGTGGCCCAGAGCACTGATGGAGTCCGGGGAAAGCGGGGCTATTCGAGAGGTCTGCATGCCTGGGAGATCAGCTGGCCCCTAGAGCAAAGGGGCACACACGCCGTGGTGGGCGTGGCCACCGCCCTCGCCCCGCTGCAGGCTGACCACTATGCGGCGCTTTTGGGCAGCAACAGCGAGTCCTGGGGCTGGGATATTGGGCGGGGAAAATTGTATCATCAGAGCAAGGGCCTCGAGGCCCCCCAGTACCCAGCCGGACCTCAGGGTGAGCAGCTAGTGGTGCCAGAGAGACTGTTGGTGGTTCTGGACATGGAGGAGGGGACTCTGGGCTACTCTATTGGGGGCACGTACCTGGGACCAGCCTTCCGTGGACTGAAAGGGAGGACCCTCTATCCCTCTGTAAGTGCTGTCTGGGGCCAGTGCCAGGTCCGCATCCGCTACCTGGGCGAAAGAAGAGGTGAGATCCGGACTAGGTGTGGGGAGAGGATTACCACTCTTGACAATGGTTTGGGGTGGAAACTCATGGTTGGACCACAGGAAGTGGGCTTCCTGTCACTTTGATGGCGTTGGCTCTAGCTTCACTCCCCAAGCCCTACTGAGTGTGATGCACAAATTCAGAGCCTTTGGGTCTCCCTCAGCTGAGATGGAGgtggaaatggaggaagaaataaGGGAGGCTGAGCAAGACCTTAGAGTTTAAGGATGCCTGGCTGGAGTTGCTTACTGACCTTGTCTTCCTTGTCTCTCAGCAGAGGAACCGCAGTCCCTTCTGCACCTGAGCCGCCTGTGTGTGCGCCACGCTCTGGGGGACAAGCGGCTGGCTCAAATATCCAGTCTGCCTTTGCCCCCGGCCATGAAGCGCTACCTGCTCTACAAATGACCCTGTAGCACAAAGGTGTGCTGGCATCCTACCCTGGGGACATGGTGGAGAGGTACCAAGGCACCGCTGGCCTAGACAACTTAAAACCAGGTGAAGCTGAGAAGAGGAGGCTggaccctttccctccccttctcacaGGAGCAAGACACAGAAGTGATACTAAAGGCTGTGGCAGCCTCAGACAAAAGAGGTTTTTGAAGTAAAAAATTGAGATGTTTGTCACAGAACCTGTgtcattattgtttgtttttttaagcaacactcccccacccccaccccaggctagAGCGCATCACAGTCTTAAGAAATTATGACAAACCACAAAGCTTAGGCCCAGGTGTTTATTTCCCTTACATGGGATGGTTCACAAACACAATACAAGGGCTTCGGcactgggagggaggggagagtcaGAGGATCTCGGGCCTTCATGTATTATTTCAGACCCCGAAGCTCTGAATTTCTGCATCAGACATCCAGTAGGGCTTGGGAGTGAAGCTAGAGCCAAGGCCAAAGTGACACAAAGTCCACTTCCTATGCTCCAACCTTGAGTCTCCATCCCAAACCAATGGAAGGCGATTTCACTTGTTAGGGCCCAAAGGGACAATCAGTTCTACTCCTTCCCCTCCTCAGGAAGCCAGCTACCTTGGTGACATACTTGATCTTACCCATTGTAAGTGGTAAAGGGATTGGCCTGGTCCCAACCATTATGGGGAGGTGTAAATGGCTCAGGAGGGTACAGTGTGGATTAGGCCACAAGATGGGGCAGATGATGTCATTGGAAGCATGTGACCGGTGGGAGCAGTTACTAAACTTCTGGGCAACTAGTCCATGCTATGCAGGCAGGTAGAGGGATGGGCAGTGCTCATTGTTTGGCATTGATGATGTCCACAAATTCAGGCTTGAGAGATGCACCACCCACGAGGAAGCCATCCACGTCAGGCTGGCTTGCCAGCTCTTTGCAGTTTGCTCCAGTCACAGAACCTGTAACAGGAAAAA carries:
- the Spsb2 gene encoding SPRY domain-containing SOCS box protein 2 isoform X1, which gives rise to MGQTALARGSSSTPTSQALYSDFSPPEGLEELLSAPPPDLGAQRCHGWNPKDCSENIDVKEGGLCFERRPVAQSTDGVRGKRGYSRGLHAWEISWPLEQRGTHAVVGVATALAPLQADHYAALLGSNSESWGWDIGRGKLYHQSKGLEAPQYPAGPQGEQLVVPERLLVVLDMEEGTLGYSIGGTYLGPAFRGLKGRTLYPSVSAVWGQCQVRIRYLGERRAEEPQSLLHLSRLCVRHALGDKRLAQISSLPLPPAMKRYLLYK
- the Spsb2 gene encoding SPRY domain-containing SOCS box protein 2 isoform X2, translated to MGQTALARGSSSTPTSQALYSDFSPPEGLEELLSAPPPDLGAQRCHGWNPKDCSENIDVKEGGLCFERRPVAQSTDGVRGKRGYSRGLHAWEISWPLEQRGTHAVVGVATALAPLQADHYAALLGSNSESWGWDIGRGKLYHQSKGLEAPQYPAGPQGEQLVVPERLLVVLDMEEGTLGYSIGGTYLGPAFRGLKGRTLYPSVSAVWGQCQVRIRYLGERREEPQSLLHLSRLCVRHALGDKRLAQISSLPLPPAMKRYLLYK